Proteins co-encoded in one Leptospira hartskeerlii genomic window:
- a CDS encoding acetoacetate--CoA ligase: MNQTLWTPSPELIQNSRLTEFQNYAEQKVGKKFQNYKELHSWSVEFPEKFWGLIWEFAPVIHSKAYEEVIRPGKTFREAQFFPGAKLNFAQNLLRKKDDTIAIFYRGESGAEKSLTYSELYKKVGALAAYFRSEGVVPGDRVAGLMPNVPDTVLAMLAATSIGAVWTSCSPDFGVKGVLDRFGQIKPKILITTDLYEFKGKSLPLANTIQEISSQLPDLKKILVSEYPSLGSNERKNVTDGFPEKALPLEESYGSFLGQDPEFYQTSFDHPVYIMYSSGTTGLPKCMVQGSGVFLNHWKELALHTDLKEGDGIFYYTTCGWMMWNWLVSSLSIGATIHLFDGNPFHPDPGVLFRYVSDRKVKVFGVGAKYILSLEKEKYKPSVDLSSVRSVLSTGSPLPGYGFNYVYESWKKDLRLSSISGGTDLNGCFALGNPNLPVHSGELQSLGLGMAVQIFDDSGKPVEGQKGELVCTKPFPSMPLEFWNDPDGKKYSGAYFDTYSDIWRHGDFAEILPNGGMVVYGRSDATLNPGGVRIGTADLYSLLETISEIADSVVIGQEWKDDVRVILFLKMAPGAVLDSAFESKIKKEIKDKVSPRHVPSKIIQVADIPYTRNMKKVEIAVKKTVQGEPVTNQDALINPESLEYYKNIPQLQTD; this comes from the coding sequence ATGAATCAAACCCTTTGGACTCCCAGTCCCGAACTCATTCAAAACTCAAGACTCACTGAATTCCAAAATTATGCCGAACAAAAGGTCGGTAAAAAATTCCAGAACTATAAAGAGCTACATTCTTGGTCAGTGGAATTCCCTGAAAAATTTTGGGGACTCATTTGGGAATTTGCTCCAGTCATCCATTCTAAAGCGTACGAAGAAGTCATTCGGCCAGGAAAAACTTTTAGAGAAGCCCAATTTTTTCCGGGAGCAAAACTAAACTTCGCTCAGAACTTACTCCGAAAAAAAGATGATACAATCGCGATCTTTTATAGGGGAGAAAGTGGGGCGGAGAAGAGTCTGACTTATTCTGAACTTTATAAAAAAGTCGGAGCACTTGCTGCCTATTTTAGATCGGAAGGTGTGGTGCCTGGAGACAGGGTTGCGGGATTAATGCCGAACGTTCCGGATACGGTTCTTGCGATGTTGGCCGCTACTAGCATAGGAGCAGTCTGGACATCTTGTTCTCCTGACTTCGGAGTTAAAGGAGTGTTGGATCGATTCGGTCAGATTAAACCTAAAATTTTGATTACGACGGACCTGTACGAATTCAAGGGGAAGTCGCTTCCACTTGCAAATACCATCCAAGAGATTTCTTCCCAACTTCCTGACCTGAAAAAGATCTTAGTTTCTGAATATCCTAGTTTAGGGTCAAACGAACGGAAGAATGTCACGGATGGTTTTCCTGAAAAAGCTCTTCCACTAGAAGAATCTTATGGATCGTTTCTGGGACAAGACCCTGAATTCTACCAAACATCTTTCGATCATCCTGTTTATATTATGTATTCTTCCGGAACAACTGGGCTTCCTAAATGCATGGTCCAAGGTTCAGGAGTTTTCTTAAATCACTGGAAAGAACTTGCATTACATACGGATCTGAAAGAAGGAGATGGGATCTTCTATTATACCACCTGCGGATGGATGATGTGGAATTGGCTTGTGAGTTCTCTTTCAATCGGGGCTACGATACACCTGTTCGATGGAAATCCATTCCATCCTGATCCTGGAGTTTTATTTAGATATGTTTCAGATCGTAAGGTAAAGGTATTCGGAGTAGGAGCTAAATACATTCTCAGCTTGGAAAAGGAAAAATACAAACCAAGCGTCGATTTATCTTCCGTAAGGTCAGTATTGTCCACAGGGTCTCCGTTACCTGGATACGGATTTAATTATGTATACGAATCTTGGAAGAAGGATTTAAGGCTTTCTTCTATTTCGGGTGGAACTGATCTGAATGGATGTTTTGCATTAGGAAATCCTAATTTACCTGTTCATTCCGGAGAATTACAATCTTTAGGCCTTGGAATGGCAGTCCAAATTTTTGACGATTCAGGAAAGCCCGTGGAAGGACAGAAAGGCGAGTTGGTTTGCACAAAACCGTTTCCTTCAATGCCATTAGAATTCTGGAATGATCCAGATGGAAAAAAATACTCAGGCGCATATTTCGATACATATTCCGATATCTGGAGACACGGTGATTTTGCGGAAATTCTTCCTAACGGAGGAATGGTGGTTTATGGAAGATCCGATGCTACTTTAAATCCAGGAGGAGTTCGTATCGGTACTGCGGACTTATATAGCTTGCTCGAAACCATTTCCGAAATTGCAGACTCAGTAGTGATTGGCCAAGAATGGAAGGACGATGTGAGAGTGATCCTATTCTTAAAGATGGCACCAGGTGCAGTCTTGGATTCCGCATTCGAATCTAAGATCAAAAAAGAGATCAAGGACAAGGTTTCCCCTCGTCACGTTCCATCTAAGATCATCCAAGTTGCAGATATTCCTTATACTCGGAATATGAAGAAGGTGGAGATCGCGGTAAAAAAGACAGTACAAGGAGAGCCTGTCACAAATCAGGATGCTCTGATCAATCCAGAATCATTAGAATATTATAAAAATATTCCGCAGTTGCAGACTGATTGA
- a CDS encoding RNA polymerase sigma factor → MTEPELIRIIESSKGTVLKSIRRHILPGMASLVEDLVQDTYLRYYLKFKNRPSLDPQDANRWLYVAARNECRRAIRKWNREGKAYYKLQAEIKVTEKKEADIAAIEPDPDRRKWMESQINLLPSPYKETMILRLGGEKMESIAKKLDISEGTVKSRISRAKEWLSRFASNQKGREEK, encoded by the coding sequence ATGACTGAACCAGAATTAATCCGGATCATAGAATCCAGTAAGGGAACAGTTCTCAAGTCCATCCGTAGGCATATTCTGCCTGGGATGGCTTCTTTAGTTGAGGACCTGGTCCAAGATACGTATTTAAGATATTATCTTAAATTTAAGAACAGACCTTCTCTCGATCCACAAGATGCAAATCGCTGGTTATATGTAGCTGCGAGAAACGAATGTAGAAGAGCTATCCGAAAATGGAATAGAGAAGGAAAAGCCTATTACAAACTACAAGCTGAGATAAAAGTTACTGAAAAGAAAGAAGCGGATATTGCGGCAATCGAACCTGATCCGGATCGGCGTAAATGGATGGAGTCGCAAATTAATCTCTTGCCTTCTCCATATAAAGAAACTATGATACTTAGGTTAGGTGGCGAGAAGATGGAATCGATCGCTAAAAAACTGGATATCTCCGAAGGAACCGTTAAATCCAGGATCTCCAGAGCAAAAGAATGGTTATCCAGATTCGCATCGAATCAGAAAGGAAGAGAAGAAAAATGA
- a CDS encoding Spy/CpxP family protein refolding chaperone, with protein MIVLDFNKLKLFVLILLILGSGNFLFAEPPPPPPEPFDFFIPGGGPGPRDREDRNFEKFSKELSLTPEQIEKAKLATDKRLNLSRSMGEKLPALHESLRKLLESPKVDLVAVKSKLKEISDIQLELRFLHIKGRLEFESILTPEQKQKLNQLHKERLNRIKERRDFPPHHHGPPPGPPPGDRDCR; from the coding sequence GTGATCGTTTTGGATTTTAATAAACTTAAATTATTCGTTCTCATTCTCCTGATTTTAGGATCAGGGAATTTCTTGTTCGCAGAACCCCCTCCTCCACCGCCAGAACCGTTCGACTTCTTCATACCTGGGGGAGGCCCGGGCCCAAGAGATAGAGAAGATAGAAATTTCGAAAAATTCTCCAAAGAACTTTCCCTCACTCCCGAGCAGATCGAAAAAGCAAAATTGGCAACCGACAAAAGACTGAATCTAAGCCGCAGCATGGGTGAGAAATTACCCGCACTCCATGAATCCTTACGCAAACTATTAGAATCTCCTAAAGTAGATTTAGTCGCCGTAAAATCTAAATTAAAAGAGATCAGCGATATACAACTCGAATTAAGATTTTTGCATATAAAAGGAAGATTGGAATTCGAGTCCATTCTGACTCCGGAGCAGAAACAAAAACTAAATCAACTCCATAAGGAAAGATTAAATAGGATCAAAGAGAGAAGGGACTTTCCGCCCCATCACCATGGTCCGCCTCCCGGACCTCCTCCTGGAGATAGAGACTGTCGATAG
- a CDS encoding LIC10920 family plasminogen-binding lipoprotein produces MYTFTSQSYYYPTYFVFFTFCFLSCTNTASDKVGLTVYGDGVAFNISGEIDQDKTASCGTATVYSSSSTSTTTTTTTSSTNSLYTVISRLYFKTGEYLYLKFLYDSTQNQGSIDSTQGFSYSGGIGTYAVVSNYGKIYWGGSGVPIDTSVTSSQALSYLTVSVDLVGTALTSGTAALSLTQCYTTDLINCTSATSTSMCYTEDGETCYNTSSVEGPSVSIKGEVNCTSSTVSSGSSSSTSTQ; encoded by the coding sequence TTGTATACTTTCACTTCACAAAGCTATTATTACCCTACATATTTTGTATTCTTCACATTTTGCTTTTTATCCTGTACGAACACTGCCTCCGATAAAGTAGGTTTAACGGTTTATGGAGACGGAGTGGCTTTTAATATTTCCGGAGAGATAGACCAGGATAAGACCGCAAGTTGCGGAACTGCAACCGTTTATAGTTCGTCGAGCACGAGCACTACTACAACTACGACCACGTCTTCTACGAATAGTTTATATACCGTTATCAGCAGATTATATTTTAAAACGGGCGAATATCTATACCTTAAGTTTTTATACGATAGTACCCAAAACCAAGGCTCCATCGATTCAACCCAAGGATTTTCCTATTCCGGAGGGATCGGAACTTATGCAGTCGTTTCGAATTATGGAAAAATTTATTGGGGAGGAAGCGGAGTCCCGATCGACACTAGCGTAACTAGTTCACAAGCACTGTCTTATTTAACGGTAAGCGTGGATTTGGTGGGAACCGCACTTACAAGTGGAACTGCAGCACTTTCCCTTACTCAATGCTATACTACGGACCTAATCAATTGTACTTCCGCGACTTCTACAAGTATGTGTTATACCGAAGACGGAGAGACCTGTTATAATACCTCGAGCGTGGAAGGACCTTCCGTTAGCATTAAGGGAGAGGTGAACTGTACAAGCAGTACGGTTTCTTCCGGAAGTTCTTCTAGCACTAGTACACAATAA
- a CDS encoding substrate-binding periplasmic protein: MVFRKFGLLFSFLILYPIFSQNISGSRLEEIQKRGELRVTGNRNFDPFYISDPKDGFPGFDAELGKKYAEFLGVKYTFTNRPEFEDYAEAIKSGEADIAFSGLSSTLERSKKGSFSSPYLVSTPGALVNKNALPPPPEGNIISTVYFRSVKDLENVSGLSFSVRAFSASHEYLLSIFPNSRVFTYGSMESAWNSVKEGQANCFVGDSLYIKGLLLKQRSILSNFRALIEPVQENHVSALLPKGDIYFSRNFEFFLSELKRTGELKSLEDKYFNRSDWVK, from the coding sequence ATGGTGTTTCGAAAGTTCGGACTTCTATTTTCGTTTTTGATCCTTTATCCGATATTCTCTCAAAACATCTCAGGCTCTCGTTTGGAAGAAATCCAAAAAAGGGGAGAATTGAGAGTCACTGGAAATCGTAACTTCGACCCATTCTATATCTCGGATCCTAAAGACGGTTTTCCCGGATTCGATGCGGAGCTTGGAAAAAAATACGCCGAGTTTTTGGGAGTAAAATACACATTCACAAACCGTCCGGAATTCGAGGATTATGCGGAAGCGATCAAAAGTGGAGAAGCGGATATCGCATTTTCCGGCTTAAGTTCTACATTAGAAAGATCTAAAAAAGGAAGTTTCAGTTCTCCTTATTTGGTTTCCACACCGGGTGCATTGGTAAATAAGAATGCACTTCCTCCTCCTCCGGAAGGAAATATTATCTCTACAGTATATTTTAGAAGTGTAAAGGACTTGGAAAATGTGAGCGGGCTTAGTTTTTCAGTCAGAGCATTTTCTGCCAGTCATGAATATCTATTGAGTATTTTTCCGAATTCAAGGGTATTCACCTACGGTTCCATGGAAAGCGCTTGGAATTCAGTGAAAGAAGGACAGGCAAATTGTTTTGTGGGAGATTCTCTTTATATCAAGGGTCTTCTGCTCAAACAAAGAAGTATTTTGTCCAATTTTAGAGCGCTTATCGAACCGGTTCAGGAAAATCATGTGAGTGCTTTGCTTCCTAAAGGAGACATTTACTTCTCCCGTAATTTCGAATTTTTTCTGTCGGAACTCAAACGTACAGGCGAATTAAAAAGTTTAGAGGACAAGTATTTTAACAGAAGCGACTGGGTGAAATAA
- a CDS encoding MBL fold metallo-hydrolase encodes MATLAKRKAQNSPGQIYVDSSCIDCETCRILAGDVFGEDQTGSFVKKQPESESEKFKALQALVACPTASIGTEDRIDLTDAKASFPRQIQDEVYHCGFHSKDSFGAFSYFIVREEGNILVDSPRYIPSLSEKIKNLGGIKYHFLTHRDDIADHEKFHNDFGTQRIIHEGDLSAVPNAEIVVKGREPFSLGEDLLVIPGAGHTRGHSTLLYKRKFLFSGDHLAFDPKRERLIAFRGACWYSWEEQTKSMQDLENYDFEWLLPGHGHPAHTDRKRMSEMLRSCVLWMQKR; translated from the coding sequence ATGGCAACTTTGGCAAAAAGAAAGGCCCAAAATTCTCCCGGACAGATCTATGTGGATTCCAGTTGTATAGATTGCGAAACTTGTAGGATCTTGGCTGGCGATGTTTTTGGAGAAGATCAAACGGGTTCCTTCGTCAAAAAACAACCCGAGTCGGAATCCGAAAAATTCAAAGCCTTACAAGCATTAGTTGCTTGTCCTACTGCTTCCATCGGAACGGAAGATCGAATCGATCTTACTGATGCGAAAGCCTCTTTCCCGAGACAGATCCAGGACGAGGTCTATCATTGTGGTTTCCATTCAAAGGATTCATTCGGTGCCTTCTCCTATTTCATTGTTCGGGAAGAAGGTAACATACTTGTGGATTCTCCTCGATATATTCCGTCACTTTCCGAAAAAATAAAAAACTTGGGTGGGATCAAATATCATTTTCTAACTCATAGGGATGATATTGCGGACCATGAAAAATTCCATAATGATTTCGGGACCCAAAGGATCATCCACGAAGGAGATCTATCCGCCGTTCCAAATGCTGAGATCGTAGTCAAAGGAAGGGAGCCATTCTCACTTGGCGAAGATCTTTTAGTGATACCAGGGGCCGGTCATACAAGGGGACATTCTACTCTATTATATAAACGTAAATTTCTATTTTCGGGGGACCATCTTGCATTTGATCCTAAACGAGAAAGGCTGATCGCATTTAGAGGCGCTTGTTGGTATTCTTGGGAAGAACAAACCAAGTCCATGCAGGACTTGGAAAATTATGATTTTGAATGGCTTCTTCCAGGCCACGGGCACCCCGCTCATACGGATCGGAAGCGTATGAGCGAGATGCTTAGGTCCTGCGTTCTATGGATGCAAAAACGTTAG
- a CDS encoding lytic transglycosylase domain-containing protein, whose amino-acid sequence MLQPKIRKRYIFIASLPLLYQSLVAPIAGSLIGKSAPGRNSLPESTQIKEYIRSERPSLTEPELELLSLTVEKESERINNSACGVYCQKGEKAGLLLGIIKTESEFYRKARSKKNALGLMQIMPGTGSWIASWEGKQIKKQDLLEPETNIHLGVSYLNHLLETHEGNIRTALLAYNAGPGAVKKWGGVPAYAESVFSGQEEYLGSRESF is encoded by the coding sequence ATGCTCCAGCCTAAAATCCGAAAAAGATACATATTTATCGCCTCGTTACCCCTGCTCTACCAATCACTGGTAGCCCCAATCGCGGGCTCCCTGATCGGAAAAAGCGCGCCAGGTAGGAACTCCTTACCTGAATCCACCCAAATCAAAGAATACATTCGCTCCGAGAGACCAAGCCTAACCGAACCGGAGCTAGAACTTCTCTCCTTAACTGTAGAAAAGGAATCAGAAAGGATCAATAATAGCGCCTGCGGAGTTTATTGCCAAAAAGGAGAGAAGGCTGGACTCCTTCTTGGGATTATCAAAACAGAGTCCGAATTCTACCGAAAAGCCAGATCCAAGAAGAATGCACTCGGACTCATGCAGATCATGCCAGGAACAGGGTCCTGGATCGCATCTTGGGAAGGAAAACAAATCAAGAAGCAAGACTTACTCGAACCGGAGACAAATATCCACCTAGGAGTATCTTATCTGAACCATCTTTTAGAAACCCATGAGGGAAATATCCGAACAGCACTTCTCGCTTATAACGCGGGACCTGGAGCGGTTAAAAAATGGGGAGGAGTTCCTGCCTACGCCGAGAGCGTGTTTTCAGGCCAGGAAGAATATTTAGGAAGCAGGGAATCATTCTAA